Genomic window (Kangiella profundi):
AGTGGCAAAACGTGTGATGACTTTACCGTCCTTGCCAACCAGGAATTTGGTAAAATTCCACTTGATGCCTTTACTACCAAGCAGCCCAGGTGCCTCGTTTTTTAGGTAGTCAAAAAGTGGATGGGCGTTGTCGCCATTGACGTCAACTTTTTTAAACAAAGGAAAGTTGATATTAAAGTTAAGATCGCAGAACTGTTTAATCTCTTCATCACTGCCTTTTTCCTGATTATTAAACTGATTGCAAGGAAAGGCCAAAACTTCAAAGCCCTGATCTTTATATTCGTCATAGAGCTTTTGTAGCCCTTCGTATTGTGGAGTAAAGCCACAGGCACTAGCAGTATTTACAATCAGTAACACTTTTCCTTTGTACTGTTCCAGTGAAACCTCCTGGCCATTGTTCAAAACGGCGGAGTATTCGTATATGGTATTCATCTTTTGTCCTCGATTGGCATAGCTCAATAGACTATTAAAACACTCTAGCGATGACTGGTCTGCTCTGTCAATCGAAACCGTTAACAAGACTCATAGGTAACAAGATGAAGGCATTAATTGGTTTATCGGCTTGCTTGTTGGTGGGGGCTTCTGCTTTTGCACAAGTACCAACTATTGATGATAAGCATTTGAAAATTGCGGCAGAATTACGTGATGAGGCTTTAAAAAGCTCCATTGGTTATGAGGTGGTTGAGTCATTGACCACTGAGGTTGGCCCGCGCATGGCAGGTACGCCAGGTGATGCAGCTGCCGTGAAATGGGGCGTTGCTAAGTTACAGGAGTTAGGCTTTGATAAGGTTTGGACTGAACCAGTTACTTTCCCAACCTGGAAACGTGGTAGTGAGAAAGCAGAAGTTGTGGCTCCTTATCCTCAACCACTAGTAATTACTGCACTTGGGTTTAGTGTTGGAACACCTGAGGGCGGCTTGTCTGCAGAAATTATTGAGTTCGACACTCTGGAAGATTTAATTAATGCCCCTGAAGGCATTGCCGAAGGAAAAATTGTTTTCATCAAGAATCGTATGAAGCGTGCTCGTGATGGCTCAGGCTATGGTCCTGCGGTATCAGCTCGTGGCCGTGGCGCAGTTGAAGCTGCGAAAAAAGGTGCAGTTGCAATTATGATCCGCTCGATTGGCACTGACAGTCATCGTATGGCTCATACCGGTATGATGCGCTACGAAGAGGGCGTTAAGAGAATTCCTGCGGCGGCTTTATCTGCTCCAGATGCAGATTTGCTGGAGAACATGATTCGTCGTGGCAAACCTGTGACTGTTAAGCTTGAAATTGAGGCTGAAGATGGTCCGGATTACACGTCGCAGAATGTGATTGGCGAAATTCGCGGCTCCGAAAAGCCTGACGAGTATATTATTTTAGGGGCTCATCTGGACTCATGGGATTTAGGCACTGGAGCGCTTGATGATGGTGCTGGAATAGGTATTACAGTTGCGGCAGCAGAGTTGATAGCTCGATTACCAGAGCGTCCTAAGCGTTCCATACGCGTCATCATGTTTGCTAACGAGGAGCAAGGCCTTGTCGGCGGAAAAGCTTATGCAGAAGCCCATAAAGATGAATTGACCAGAATTATCACTGCTGCTGAGTCTGACTTTGGTGCAGGCAAAATCTGGCGTTTAGATTCGCGAGTAAAGCAAGAAGCTATTCCAGTTGTTGAGAAGATGGCAAAAATCA
Coding sequences:
- a CDS encoding glutathione peroxidase, which encodes MNTIYEYSAVLNNGQEVSLEQYKGKVLLIVNTASACGFTPQYEGLQKLYDEYKDQGFEVLAFPCNQFNNQEKGSDEEIKQFCDLNFNINFPLFKKVDVNGDNAHPLFDYLKNEAPGLLGSKGIKWNFTKFLVGKDGKVITRFATATKPEALEKPIKEALDA
- a CDS encoding M28 family peptidase; the protein is MKALIGLSACLLVGASAFAQVPTIDDKHLKIAAELRDEALKSSIGYEVVESLTTEVGPRMAGTPGDAAAVKWGVAKLQELGFDKVWTEPVTFPTWKRGSEKAEVVAPYPQPLVITALGFSVGTPEGGLSAEIIEFDTLEDLINAPEGIAEGKIVFIKNRMKRARDGSGYGPAVSARGRGAVEAAKKGAVAIMIRSIGTDSHRMAHTGMMRYEEGVKRIPAAALSAPDADLLENMIRRGKPVTVKLEIEAEDGPDYTSQNVIGEIRGSEKPDEYIILGAHLDSWDLGTGALDDGAGIGITVAAAELIARLPERPKRSIRVIMFANEEQGLVGGKAYAEAHKDELTRIITAAESDFGAGKIWRLDSRVKQEAIPVVEKMAKIMEPLGISYGNNRAGGGPDLIPLRGYGISVFSLRQDGTDYFDYHHTPDDTFDKIEKESLDQNTAAYVVLAYIAAQMEGDFGFGIE